A stretch of the Fusobacterium varium genome encodes the following:
- a CDS encoding amino acid racemase, translating to MKKENLKTPVILLNLDALENNIKTYQKMCNDNGKELWPMIKTHKSMELLKLQLEAGATGALCGTLDEAEACCRIGLKKIMYAYPVASKESIERVIELTKKSDFIIRLDNLEAAEMINNMAVAANTVISYTIIVDSGLHRFGLPVNKIVEFADKLKTMKGLRLRGISTHPGHVYSAACENEVHKYIVDECQTIATAKKYMNDAGYELEYITSGSTPTFSEAVKDKNINVFHPGNYVFLDTIQLSIKKAEIKDCALTVYTTIISHPKEDLFICDAGAKCLGLDQGAHGNNSIVGFGTVIGHPEAIVASLSEEVGKLHIHGETNLKVGDKIEIIPNHSCSTANLCSYYTVTKDENVLKSIHVDVRGNSFKQI from the coding sequence ATGAAAAAAGAAAATCTTAAAACTCCAGTGATTCTACTAAATTTAGATGCATTAGAAAACAATATTAAAACATACCAAAAAATGTGCAATGATAACGGAAAAGAGCTATGGCCTATGATAAAAACTCATAAAAGCATGGAACTTTTAAAACTGCAGCTAGAAGCTGGAGCAACTGGAGCTTTATGTGGAACATTAGATGAAGCTGAGGCTTGCTGTAGAATAGGGTTAAAAAAAATAATGTATGCTTATCCAGTAGCAAGCAAAGAAAGTATAGAAAGAGTAATAGAATTAACTAAAAAAAGCGATTTTATAATAAGGCTTGATAATTTAGAAGCTGCTGAAATGATAAATAATATGGCAGTTGCAGCTAACACAGTTATAAGCTATACCATTATAGTTGATAGTGGTTTACATCGTTTTGGATTACCTGTAAATAAAATTGTTGAATTTGCAGATAAATTAAAAACTATGAAGGGGTTGAGATTAAGAGGAATCTCTACTCATCCTGGTCATGTATATTCTGCAGCTTGTGAAAATGAAGTTCATAAATATATTGTTGATGAATGCCAGACTATAGCTACTGCTAAAAAATATATGAATGATGCAGGCTATGAGCTTGAATATATAACAAGTGGTTCAACTCCGACATTTAGTGAAGCTGTAAAAGATAAAAATATCAATGTATTTCATCCAGGAAATTATGTATTTTTAGATACTATTCAATTATCTATAAAAAAAGCCGAAATAAAAGATTGTGCTTTAACTGTATATACTACAATAATTTCTCATCCTAAAGAAGATTTATTTATATGTGATGCTGGAGCTAAATGTCTGGGGTTGGATCAGGGAGCTCATGGAAATAATTCAATAGTAGGTTTTGGAACTGTAATTGGACATCCAGAAGCTATTGTTGCATCTTTGTCAGAAGAAGTTGGAAAACTTCATATTCATGGAGAAACTAACTTGAAAGTAGGAGATAAAATAGAAATCATTCCTAATCATTCATGTTCTACTGCTAATTTATGCAGCTATTACACAGTTACAAAAGACGAAAATGTATTAAAAAGTATTCATGTAGATGTTAGAGGAAATAGTTTCAAACAAATTTAA